One genomic window of Bacteroidales bacterium includes the following:
- a CDS encoding RNA polymerase sigma-70 factor, with protein sequence MKEISIGRDEDLMMEIKAGNMLAFDLLYKKYCGRIYKFGYSLLKSKEETENLLQEVFLSLWEHRFNVENNASVKSFLFTVTYNSAISFLRKKAKDNEFFKYLKSLQEPSDVPVDVALNYRELETRLEEIINGLPQRQKEIYLMHKVEGLKYAEIAERLNLSVNTIENHMARALRTIRDKLGSYSLMGLLFWFLFV encoded by the coding sequence ATGAAAGAAATATCCATTGGCAGGGATGAGGATCTTATGATGGAAATAAAGGCGGGCAATATGCTGGCCTTTGACCTGCTATACAAAAAATATTGTGGTCGCATCTATAAATTTGGTTATTCCCTTCTTAAATCAAAGGAAGAAACAGAAAATCTTCTGCAGGAAGTGTTTCTGAGCTTATGGGAGCACAGATTCAATGTGGAAAATAATGCTTCGGTAAAATCCTTTCTGTTTACGGTTACTTACAATTCGGCCATATCCTTTTTAAGGAAAAAGGCAAAGGATAATGAATTCTTTAAGTATCTGAAATCATTGCAGGAACCAAGTGATGTACCTGTTGATGTTGCATTGAATTACAGGGAACTGGAAACGAGGCTCGAGGAAATAATTAATGGCCTGCCTCAGCGTCAGAAGGAGATTTATTTAATGCACAAAGTGGAAGGTTTAAAATATGCTGAAATCGCTGAGCGTCTGAATCTCTCTGTTAATACCATTGAAAACCATATGGCAAGGGCACTGAGGACTATCCGCGACAAACTCGGTTCCTATTCTTTAATGGGGTTGCTTTTCTGGTTTCTTTTTGTATAG
- the gyrB gene encoding DNA topoisomerase (ATP-hydrolyzing) subunit B produces the protein MSEEMVKGKTNGYSADSIQVLEGLEAVRKRPAMYIGDISTKGLHHLVYEVVDNSIDEALAGFCKNIEVVINEDNSITVTDDGRGIPVDFHEKEKKSALEVVMTVLHAGGKFNKDSYKVSGGLHGVGVSCVNALSKYLRAEVHRDGKIYTQEYEKGKPLGPVKEAGTSDKTGTIITFIPDETIFTTTEFNYEILEARLRELAFLNKGIRLRLVDKREKEENGSSNGNGSQPHYREAVFYSEHGLKEFVEFLDETREKLTEKIFAFEGEKNDVRVEVALQYNTSFAENVHSYVNNINTIDGGTHLAGFRRGLTRTLKNYAEKSGMLSKIKFDINGDDFREGLTAVISVKVPEPQFEGQTKGKLGNSEVMGIVDQLVSTYLEYYLEENPRDARQIVNKVILAAQARHAARKARELVQRKNVLSGAGLPGKLADCAEKDPSISELFLVEGDSAGGTAKQGRDRRFQAILPLRGKILNVEKAMPHKILDNEEIKNIYTALGVSVGTEEDTKALNLDGLRYHRIIIMTDADVDGSHITTLIMTFFYRHMEELIKRGHLYIATPPLYLVKKGNQEVYCWTEEERQKAVEELGKGKDSSVSVQRYKGLGEMNAEQLWETTMNPEKRTLRQVTIESAAEADRIFSMLMGDDVPPRREFIEKHAKYAKIDA, from the coding sequence ATGAGCGAAGAAATGGTAAAAGGAAAGACAAACGGTTATTCAGCCGACAGTATTCAGGTACTTGAAGGGCTTGAGGCGGTGCGGAAGCGGCCGGCCATGTACATTGGAGACATCAGCACCAAAGGATTGCATCATCTTGTTTATGAAGTAGTTGACAACTCCATTGATGAAGCCCTGGCCGGTTTCTGTAAAAACATTGAAGTGGTTATCAACGAGGATAATTCCATTACGGTTACCGATGACGGAAGAGGTATTCCGGTTGATTTCCACGAAAAAGAGAAAAAATCGGCCCTCGAGGTTGTAATGACGGTTCTCCATGCCGGAGGGAAATTTAACAAGGACTCATACAAAGTGTCGGGTGGCTTACATGGAGTGGGCGTATCCTGCGTCAATGCCCTTTCTAAATATCTTCGAGCCGAAGTGCACCGCGACGGAAAGATATACACCCAGGAATATGAAAAAGGAAAACCGCTTGGCCCGGTTAAGGAAGCCGGTACTTCTGATAAAACCGGAACGATAATTACCTTTATTCCTGACGAAACCATTTTCACCACCACAGAATTCAATTACGAGATTCTGGAAGCCCGTCTCCGCGAACTGGCTTTCCTTAATAAAGGCATCCGTTTACGTCTGGTTGACAAACGGGAAAAGGAAGAAAACGGCAGTTCCAATGGGAACGGCAGTCAGCCCCATTACCGGGAAGCGGTTTTCTATTCCGAACACGGATTAAAGGAATTTGTTGAATTTCTTGACGAAACGCGGGAAAAGCTCACCGAAAAGATTTTTGCCTTTGAGGGAGAGAAGAATGATGTGCGGGTTGAAGTAGCTCTGCAATACAATACCTCATTTGCCGAAAATGTGCATTCCTATGTCAACAACATTAACACAATTGACGGGGGAACGCATCTGGCCGGCTTCCGCAGGGGTCTTACCCGCACCCTGAAGAACTACGCCGAAAAATCGGGAATGCTGTCAAAAATCAAGTTTGACATTAACGGAGATGATTTCAGGGAAGGTCTCACGGCGGTGATTTCGGTAAAGGTACCGGAACCTCAGTTTGAAGGCCAGACCAAAGGTAAGCTTGGCAACAGCGAAGTTATGGGGATAGTGGACCAGTTGGTCAGCACCTATCTTGAATATTATCTTGAAGAGAATCCGCGTGATGCCCGCCAGATTGTGAACAAGGTGATACTGGCAGCCCAGGCACGGCATGCCGCACGAAAAGCCCGTGAACTGGTTCAGCGGAAGAATGTTCTCTCCGGCGCCGGCCTTCCCGGCAAGCTGGCCGACTGTGCCGAAAAAGACCCTTCCATCAGCGAACTGTTCCTTGTGGAGGGAGATAGCGCCGGCGGAACAGCCAAACAGGGCAGAGACAGGCGTTTTCAGGCTATTCTTCCCTTGCGCGGGAAAATCCTGAACGTTGAAAAAGCCATGCCTCACAAAATCCTTGACAACGAGGAAATTAAAAACATCTACACCGCCCTGGGCGTATCAGTGGGTACCGAAGAAGATACCAAGGCACTGAATCTTGACGGTCTGCGGTATCACCGAATTATCATCATGACTGATGCCGACGTTGACGGAAGCCATATCACCACCCTGATCATGACCTTCTTTTACCGGCATATGGAAGAACTGATCAAACGCGGGCACCTGTATATTGCCACTCCTCCCCTCTATCTGGTAAAAAAAGGCAACCAGGAAGTTTACTGCTGGACCGAAGAGGAAAGACAAAAAGCCGTCGAAGAACTGGGAAAAGGAAAAGACAGCAGTGTTTCTGTACAGCGGTACAAAGGTCTTGGTGAAATGAACGCAGAACAGCTCTGGGAAACAACCATGAATCCCGAGAAACGCACCCTTCGACAGGTGACCATCGAAAGTGCAGCTGAAGCCGACCGGATTTTCTCCATGCTTATGGGCGATGACGTACCTCCGCGCCGTGAGTTTATTGAAAAGCATGCCAAGTACGCAAAAATCGATGCGTAG
- a CDS encoding ATP-binding cassette domain-containing protein: MSDEPIIEFHDAVIYQDDHLVFPGINFEIHKGEFVYLIGKVGSGKSSIIKTLNAEMPLRGGEVRVGRFFLSRLKRKEIPLLRRSLGIVFQDFQLLTDRSIEKNLEFVLRATGWKDKKLIDARIAEVLTQAGLERKGYKMPHQLSGGEQQRVVIARALLNNPDIILADEPTGNLDPETSAEILKLLLEISASGRTVVMATHNYTLLKKYPSRTLRCENGEVTDITKEQEIDISGLE; this comes from the coding sequence ATGTCTGACGAACCCATTATTGAATTTCATGATGCTGTTATTTACCAGGATGATCATCTTGTTTTTCCGGGAATAAACTTCGAAATTCACAAGGGAGAATTTGTTTATCTGATAGGAAAAGTAGGCAGCGGAAAAAGCTCAATTATCAAAACCCTGAATGCAGAAATGCCCCTGCGGGGAGGGGAAGTTCGGGTAGGCAGATTTTTCCTTTCCCGGTTGAAAAGAAAGGAAATACCTCTGTTACGCAGATCGCTGGGGATAGTATTTCAGGATTTTCAGCTACTGACAGACCGGAGTATTGAGAAGAACCTCGAATTCGTGCTGCGTGCCACAGGGTGGAAGGACAAGAAACTCATTGATGCCCGCATTGCAGAAGTTCTTACTCAGGCTGGCCTTGAAAGAAAGGGGTATAAAATGCCGCACCAGCTTTCAGGGGGTGAACAGCAGAGGGTTGTCATCGCCCGGGCCCTGCTGAACAACCCCGATATCATCCTGGCGGATGAACCCACCGGAAATCTTGATCCGGAAACATCGGCCGAAATCCTGAAGCTTCTTCTTGAGATCAGTGCTTCCGGCCGCACTGTTGTGATGGCAACCCATAATTACACTTTGCTGAAAAAATACCCTTCGCGTACCTTACGGTGCGAAAATGGGGAAGTAACCGATATTACAAAAGAACAGGAGATAGATATTTCGGGCTTGGAATAA
- a CDS encoding FecR family protein — MNIELLRKYFSNRCTQEELQTLLEWFTSGAETTEGRNLLYTYWEEIQADEEELPANYEGILDRIHHKVNLIHTKTLEEKPFGFLSSGTGTFWRVFSRIAAVLMLPLLGFSVLMSVKFYTGQNGIASGNQAYNEVFSSVDAISKVTLPDGSRVWLNHGSSLKYPAVFRGRSRDVELHGEAYFEVVSNRRVPFVVSAGDIQIMATGTEFNVMAYPEEDKIETSLIKGVVVLQRSDPGKRKVTLVEMKPADMVIYHKSDKKITQRIIDDDRYFAWKDGKLVFHNEPLGEVAKKLSRWFNVEIEIADPKLLELTYTATFVDENLQQVMELMSLISPVNYTISNRQEKSQGIFSKRKVVLYYRNK; from the coding sequence ATGAACATCGAACTTCTGCGAAAATATTTCAGTAACAGATGCACACAGGAAGAATTGCAAACTCTTCTGGAATGGTTTACATCAGGTGCTGAAACCACAGAAGGCAGAAATCTGTTATATACTTACTGGGAAGAGATACAGGCTGATGAAGAGGAATTGCCTGCAAACTATGAAGGTATTCTTGACAGAATCCATCACAAGGTCAATCTGATCCACACAAAAACATTGGAAGAAAAACCTTTCGGGTTTTTATCATCAGGTACTGGAACCTTTTGGCGTGTTTTTTCACGGATTGCAGCCGTGCTGATGCTTCCTCTCCTTGGATTCAGTGTGTTGATGTCGGTTAAGTTTTATACCGGGCAGAATGGCATAGCTTCAGGCAATCAGGCTTATAATGAAGTATTTTCATCGGTGGATGCCATTTCAAAGGTTACTTTGCCCGACGGTTCAAGGGTATGGTTAAATCATGGCAGTTCTCTGAAATACCCTGCTGTATTCAGGGGCAGAAGCCGTGATGTTGAACTTCACGGAGAAGCCTATTTTGAGGTGGTTTCCAACCGCAGGGTACCATTTGTGGTTTCAGCCGGAGATATTCAGATAATGGCAACTGGAACCGAATTCAATGTTATGGCCTATCCGGAAGAGGATAAAATCGAAACTTCCCTGATTAAAGGAGTGGTGGTTTTACAGCGCTCGGACCCTGGAAAGAGAAAGGTAACCCTTGTGGAAATGAAACCTGCTGATATGGTCATTTATCACAAGTCTGATAAGAAAATCACCCAACGCATCATAGATGATGACAGGTATTTTGCCTGGAAAGACGGGAAGCTTGTTTTTCATAATGAACCACTCGGTGAGGTGGCTAAAAAACTGAGCAGATGGTTTAATGTTGAAATTGAAATTGCTGATCCGAAACTTCTTGAACTTACATACACAGCTACTTTTGTTGACGAAAACCTTCAGCAGGTAATGGAACTCATGTCTCTGATCTCTCCTGTAAACTACACCATTTCAAACCGGCAGGAAAAAAGTCAGGGAATTTTTTCGAAAAGAAAAGTTGTTCTGTATTACCGGAATAAATAA